The proteins below come from a single Rosa rugosa chromosome 2, drRosRugo1.1, whole genome shotgun sequence genomic window:
- the LOC133728459 gene encoding cationic amino acid transporter 8, vacuolar-like has translation MDSQPQPGQQDPEPRSYWKRWTKQDFFPEPTFRNLSSYKDALSHTPSRLKDRLLNRSSDSFELLHLPKQSEHHMHRCLTWWDLIWLGFGSVVGSGIFVITGEATLLAGPAIVLSYAISGLSALLSVLCYTEFAVEVPVAGGSFSYLRIELGDFVAFIAAGNILLEAMVGAAGLGRSWTSYLASMINTDNTDFLRFRVSSLPDGFNLLDPIAVVVLLVANGIAMSGTARTSMLNWIASIASALVILFIIVVGFIYGKTENLRPFFPYGAEGVFKAAAVVYWSYTGFDMVANLAEEVKQPSKDIPVGLIGSMSLITVIYCLMALALVMMQKYTEVSADAAYSVAFTAIGMNWAKYLVSICALKGMTTSLLVGSLGQARYTTQIARSHMISPWFALVHPRTGTPIYATMLVTIASAIVAFFTSLDVLSSVFSFSTLSIFMCVAIALLVRRYYVKDLTAKNDLVKFLASLFVIIGSSIAIAALWNTDVRGWVWYVVVGVIWFSGTLWMALLPKQRVAKVWSVPLVPWVPALSIGINLFLIGSLGYVAFLRFAICTAVMIVYYLFVGVHATYDVAHQIDRQESRTEEGSASQRVLL, from the coding sequence ATGGATTCCCAACCGCAACCGGGGCAGCAAGACCCAGAACCCAGAAGCTACTGGAAAAGATGGACCAAGCAGGACTTCTTCCCGGAACCCACTTTCCGCAACTTGAGTTCCTACAAAGACGCCCTCTCCCACACCCCCTCCCGCCTCAAAGACCGCCTCCTCAACCGCTCCTCCGACTCCTTCGAGCTCCTCCACCTGCCCAAGCAAAGCGAGCACCACATGCACCGCTGCCTCACCTGGTGGGACCTCATCTGGCTCGGTTTCGGCTCAGTCGTCGGCTCCGGCATTTTCGTCATCACCGGCGAGGCCACTCTCCTAGCCGGACCAGCCATTGTCTTGTCCTACGCCATCTCCGGCCTGTCGGCTCTGCTCTCTGTCCTCTGCTACACAGAATTCGCCGTCGAAGTTCCTGTTGCCGGAGGATCTTTCTCGTATCTTCGGATAGAATTGGGAGACTTCGTTGCATTCATTGCAGCCGGGAACATTCTCCTCGAGGCCATGGTGGGGGCGGCTGGGTTGGGCCGGTCGTGGACTTCTTACTTGGCCAGCATGATCAACACCGACAACACCGACTTTCTGAGGTTTCGGGTAAGCTCTCTGCCTGATGGGTTCAATCTGTTGGACCCAATTGCTGTTGTGGTGCTTCTGGTTGCTAATGGTATAGCAATGAGCGGGACGGCTCGGACTTCGATGCTGAATTGGATTGCTTCTATTGCTAGTGCATTGGTTATTCTGTTTATTATAGTTGTGGGTTTTATTTACGGCAAGACTGAGAATCTGCGCCCTTTTTTCCCGTATGGGGCAGAGGGTGTTTTCAAGGCTGCGGCTGTAGTTTATTGGTCTTATACTGGTTTTGACATGGTTGCGAACCTTGCGGAGGAAGTTAAGCAGCCCTCCAAGGATATACCAGTGGGTTTGATTGGTTCTATGAGTCTGATCACTGTGATTTATTGCTTGATGGCTTTGGCTTTGGTTATGATGCAGAAGTACACTGAGGTTAGTGCAGATGCTGCCTATTCGGTTGCTTTTACGGCTATTGGGATGAATTGGGCTAAGTATTTAGTGAGTATATGTGCCCTTAAGGGAATGACTACAAGCTTGCTGGTTGGATCTCTTGGGCAAGCTAGGTATACCACACAGATTGCAAGATCTCATATGATTTCACCCTGGTTCGCTCTGGTTCACCCGAGAACTGGAACCCCCATTTATGCTACTATGTTGGTGACCATAGCAAGTGCAATTGTGGCCTTCTTTACTAGTCTGGATGTGCTGTCGAGTGTGTTTTCTTTCAGTACACTCTCTATTTTCATGTGTGTCGCTATTGCATTGCTTGTGAGGCGGTATTATGTTAAGGATCTGACAGCTAAAAACGACCTGGTCAAGTTTCTTGCAAGTTTATTTGTTATAATTGGTTCTTCAATCGCAATTGCTGCACTTTGGAACACGGATGTGCGAGGTTGGGTTTGGTATGTTGTGGTTGGTGTGATTTGGTTTTCTGGGACTTTGTGGATGGCATTGCTTCCCAAGCAAAGAGTTGCCAAGGTTTGGAGTGTTCCACTAGTTCCGTGGGTGCCGGCATTGTCCATTGGAATTAATCTCTTCCTCATTGGGTCTCTGGGTTATGTTGcattcttgaggtttgccatTTGCACTGCAGTAATGATTGTCTACTATTTGTTTGTTGGTGTGCATGCGACATATGATGTTGCTCACCAGATTGACCGACAAGAATCAAGAACTGAGGAGGGAAGTGCCAGTCAACGGGTACTGCTGTAG